The candidate division TA06 bacterium genome contains the following window.
TCATGGCGTGCCCGCTTTCTTTTGGGTGCATTATCATTGGGAGAACATTGCTGAGGGTTCTCACGAGGCGGGCTAAAGCCAGAGGATTTGGTGTCAAAAGAGTTGCCATCGTGGGCGGCGGGGAGATGGGGAAGTCGATCAGAGAAAGGATTGAAAAACATCCAACCATAGGCTACAGGCTCGTTGGTCAAATAATTGAAGAGAACGAGCGGATAGAGGGAGTGGAGTTGCTCGGCACCATTGATAACATAAGACAGGTTGTTGAGGAGTTCCAACTGGATACCCTCATCATGACATTTCCTCTTCGTCGACATCACAGAGTACTCAAGGTTCTTGAAGGTACGGAGGATTTGAAGGTTGAATTCCGGTTCGTGCCGGACATATATGAGCTGATGACCAGTGCAATAAGCCACTACGAACTCGACGGCATACCTCTTATCGGACTTAAGGAGTTCCCACTTGAAGGATGGAACAGGGTGATCAAGAGGCTGGAGGATATTGTAGGTTCACTCGTACTCCTGGCGATCTTCTCTCCGGTGATGATCATCTCAGCAATTGTGATAAAGCTAACCTCCAGAGGGCCTGTCTTCTTCAGGCAGGAGCGGATTGGAGAGGATGGAAGGACATTCAACATCATGAAGTTCAGGTCCATGAGAATCAATGCTGAACAGGAAACCGGTCCGGTCTTTGCCCGAGAGAACGATACAAGGCGGACAAGAATTGGGAGTATTCTGAGAAAGCTCAGTCTTGACGAGATTCCTCAACTGTTCAATGTGTTGAAAGGCGAAATGAGCCTGGTTGGACCAAGGCCGGAGAGACCGCACTTCGTGGACCAGTTCAAGCGTGAAATTCCAAGATACCTGGAAAGGCACAAAGTCAAGTCGGGCATAACAGGTTGGGCTCAGGTGAATGGCCTGAGAGGAAACACTTCGATACCGGACAGGATAAAGCATGACCTTTACTACATAGAGAACTGGTCTCTAGGGTTTGATCTGAAAATAATGATGCGTACGGTTATAGAGGTGGTCAAGTCCAAGGTGGCGTATTGAGAGGAGATCTGTGAAGGTTCTGGTCACCGGCGGAGCGGGATTCATAGGTTCTCATATCGTGGACAGGCTGCTCCACGATGGACACGACGTGTGGATTGTGGATGACCTGTCCACTGGCAAGAAGGAGAATATCAACAAGAAAGCGGAATTCATCAAGATGGATATCGCCGAACCAGGACTATGTGATGCACTTAGGGCTGCCAAACCCGAAATCGTATTTCATTGCGCTGCCCAGATAGATGTGAGGAAGTCAATTGACGACCCAATAGCGGATGCGAGAGCGAACATTATCGGTACAATAAACCTGCTTGAGGCTTGCAGAGTCTGGCAAAGCAAGAAGGTAATATACTCTTCTTCGGGTGGGACAATCTATGGTAATGTGGATAAACCAGCAACAGAAGACTTTCCGGTCCTCCCCCTTTCACCTTACGGTGTCGCCAAACTGGCCTGTGAACACTATCTGCGGTGCTACTCTGTATGGCATGGTTTGAAGTTCACAGTACTTAGATACGCAAACGTGTACGGACCAAGGCAAGATCCCCTCGGCGAAGCTGGTGTAGTTGCCATCTTCAGCAACAAGATGCTATCTGGAGAGACTCCAATCGTGTACGGCTTTGGAAAGATGATAAGAGACTATGTTTATGTGGGAGATATAGTAGAGGCAAATATGGCTGCGATAGAGAAAGGAGAAGGCGAAATACTGAACATTGGAACCAGGAGGCCGACATCTGTTAATGAGCTCTTCAATATCATAGCCGATGTTCTGTCCTTTCAGGAGAAACCTGTGATGAAATCTGCCAGGGACGGGGAACTGAAAAGTAACTTCCTCAGTTATGGCCGTGCAAAGGAAGTTTTGGGATGGGAGCCGAGAGTGAGCCTCGAAGAAGGCTTAAAGATGACCACAGATTGGTTCAAAGAAAGGTTTTCGTAATGATTAAGCTTGGAATCGTAGGTGCCGGGTATTGGGGTCCAAACCTTATAAGAAACTTCATGTCTATTGATGAGTGTGAGGTGAAGCTTATCTGTGATTCGGACCCCGAGCAGTTGACAAAAGTTGGGGAAGGAAAAGCTGAGGTGGAGCTCACGACTGACTCCAGTAAGGTTGTCAACTCCGACGCCGATGCTGTTGTGGTTGCCACTTCTGCTGAAACGCACTACGCGCTGGTGAAAGAGATCCTGGGCGCTGGCAAGGATGTATTTGTTGAGAAGCCGTTAACCCTATCTGTGTCTGAAGGTGAAGAGCTTGTTGAACTCGCGGACAGCCGGGATAGGATTCTCATGGTCGGTCATATACTCCTCTATCATCCGGCAGTCAAGATGCTGAAGAATTACATAACCGACGGCACGCTCGGCAAGGTTTACTACGTCTATTCTGCCAGACTCAATTTGGGCCGTGTGAGGAAGGATGAAAACGCACTGTGGGCATTTGCACCACACGATGTTTCCATCATACTTCATCTTCTTGAGTCTATGCCAGATTCCGTGCAGGCCAGTGGCGAATGCTATCTGAGGGATGGAATATTCGATGTTGTGTTCATGTCTATGCATTTTGCTGACAAATCAATGGCGCAGGTCCACGTATCGTGGCTGGACCCACACAAAACGAGAAAGATCACTGTTGTTGGATCGAAGAAAATGGCCGTATTCGATGACGTGCAGAGCATGGAAAAGATAAGGATCTACGACAAGGGTTTTGACTACACTCCAGCATA
Protein-coding sequences here:
- a CDS encoding NAD-dependent epimerase/dehydratase family protein, which produces MKVLVTGGAGFIGSHIVDRLLHDGHDVWIVDDLSTGKKENINKKAEFIKMDIAEPGLCDALRAAKPEIVFHCAAQIDVRKSIDDPIADARANIIGTINLLEACRVWQSKKVIYSSSGGTIYGNVDKPATEDFPVLPLSPYGVAKLACEHYLRCYSVWHGLKFTVLRYANVYGPRQDPLGEAGVVAIFSNKMLSGETPIVYGFGKMIRDYVYVGDIVEANMAAIEKGEGEILNIGTRRPTSVNELFNIIADVLSFQEKPVMKSARDGELKSNFLSYGRAKEVLGWEPRVSLEEGLKMTTDWFKERFS
- a CDS encoding Gfo/Idh/MocA family oxidoreductase, encoding MGAESEPRRRLKDDHRLVQRKVFVMIKLGIVGAGYWGPNLIRNFMSIDECEVKLICDSDPEQLTKVGEGKAEVELTTDSSKVVNSDADAVVVATSAETHYALVKEILGAGKDVFVEKPLTLSVSEGEELVELADSRDRILMVGHILLYHPAVKMLKNYITDGTLGKVYYVYSARLNLGRVRKDENALWAFAPHDVSIILHLLESMPDSVQASGECYLRDGIFDVVFMSMHFADKSMAQVHVSWLDPHKTRKITVVGSKKMAVFDDVQSMEKIRIYDKGFDYTPAYASYPESLTLRIGDIHIPKIDGREPLRLECEHFLECIKTRKKPVSDGENGLRVLRVLEAAQKSLGQKGKPFKP
- a CDS encoding undecaprenyl-phosphate glucose phosphotransferase; the encoded protein is EMAVRRKAQFLFFILALLIDGSSVLLAFALAFWLRFYSGLVPVRYGIPPFLTYFYGSLFVVAIWMFVFYMHKLYDSESGYSFVDEVWEIFKSSFVGSFVVLAPTFFLVDFEYSRLTFIMACPLSFGCIIIGRTLLRVLTRRAKARGFGVKRVAIVGGGEMGKSIRERIEKHPTIGYRLVGQIIEENERIEGVELLGTIDNIRQVVEEFQLDTLIMTFPLRRHHRVLKVLEGTEDLKVEFRFVPDIYELMTSAISHYELDGIPLIGLKEFPLEGWNRVIKRLEDIVGSLVLLAIFSPVMIISAIVIKLTSRGPVFFRQERIGEDGRTFNIMKFRSMRINAEQETGPVFARENDTRRTRIGSILRKLSLDEIPQLFNVLKGEMSLVGPRPERPHFVDQFKREIPRYLERHKVKSGITGWAQVNGLRGNTSIPDRIKHDLYYIENWSLGFDLKIMMRTVIEVVKSKVAY